From Pseudomonas sp. LS1212, the proteins below share one genomic window:
- a CDS encoding DUF1289 domain-containing protein: protein MTKTASDRPAKPLYSNVSPAVPSPCVSLCRLDEQKVCRGCFRHVEDIRQWRSADDEQRRQICRSALQRRQAADGRSSDSL, encoded by the coding sequence GTGACCAAAACCGCTTCAGACCGTCCCGCCAAGCCGCTGTACAGCAATGTCAGCCCGGCCGTGCCTTCACCTTGCGTGAGCTTGTGTCGCCTGGACGAGCAGAAGGTCTGCCGCGGTTGTTTCCGTCACGTCGAAGACATCCGTCAGTGGCGCTCGGCAGACGACGAGCAGCGCCGGCAGATTTGTCGCAGCGCTCTGCAACGGCGTCAGGCGGCAGATGGCAGGAGTAGTGATTCTCTGTAA
- the lptM gene encoding LPS translocon maturation chaperone LptM, which produces MKRLISSLAALLAVACLVSACGQKGPLYLPDDSKTPEEQAKSQSHKSY; this is translated from the coding sequence ATGAAGCGCCTGATCTCCTCCCTTGCTGCGCTCCTCGCGGTCGCCTGCCTTGTTTCTGCCTGTGGTCAAAAGGGTCCGCTGTACCTGCCCGATGACAGCAAAACTCCTGAAGAACAAGCCAAGTCGCAATCGCACAAGTCTTACTAA
- a CDS encoding glutathione S-transferase family protein: protein MLKLYGFAVSNYYNMVKLALLEKGLPFEEVPFFAGQSPEALAISPRGKVPVLGVEQGFVNETSVILEYLEQTQSGKALLPIEPFQRAQVMALAKEIELYIELPARACYGEAFFGTPVPEAIKEKAKAELLQGFASLGQHAKFAPYVAGSSLSVADLYFLYSVDLACAVGKKLFDLDFLAGLPAAKSLLERLGQNPNVQRIAGDKDAAMPAFLAMVSARK, encoded by the coding sequence ATGCTCAAGCTTTATGGATTTGCGGTCAGCAACTACTACAACATGGTGAAACTGGCACTGCTGGAAAAGGGACTGCCGTTTGAGGAAGTGCCGTTTTTTGCCGGCCAAAGCCCGGAGGCACTTGCCATCAGCCCACGCGGCAAGGTCCCGGTGCTGGGCGTCGAACAAGGGTTTGTCAACGAAACCAGCGTGATCCTGGAGTACCTGGAGCAGACCCAGAGCGGCAAGGCGCTGTTGCCGATCGAGCCGTTCCAGCGGGCTCAGGTGATGGCGTTGGCCAAAGAGATCGAGCTGTATATCGAATTGCCCGCTCGCGCCTGCTATGGCGAGGCGTTTTTCGGCACGCCGGTGCCCGAGGCGATCAAGGAGAAGGCCAAGGCCGAATTGCTGCAGGGGTTCGCTTCGCTGGGGCAGCACGCCAAATTCGCACCGTATGTGGCAGGCTCCAGCCTGAGCGTGGCGGATTTGTACTTCCTGTATAGCGTCGACCTGGCCTGTGCGGTCGGGAAGAAGCTCTTCGATCTGGATTTTCTTGCCGGGTTGCCTGCAGCCAAATCACTGCTTGAGCGCCTGGGACAGAACCCGAACGTGCAGCGCATTGCCGGCGACAAGGACGCGGCGATGCCGGCCTTTCTTGCAATGGTCAGCGCCAGGAAGTAA
- the rnk gene encoding nucleoside diphosphate kinase regulator — protein sequence MNTAPSLTLTRLDVQRLERLIGSLDESAPGVKALQAELDRAEKVVGHDEVPPGVVTMNSRVHCREESSGKDYHLTLVYPQDAGGEGKVSILAPIGCALLGLSVGEQIDWPAPGGKTLKLTLIEVEYQPEAAGEYHR from the coding sequence ATGAACACCGCACCTTCACTCACCCTCACCCGATTGGACGTGCAGCGTCTCGAGCGCCTGATCGGCAGCCTCGATGAATCGGCGCCGGGCGTCAAAGCCCTGCAAGCCGAGCTGGACCGCGCCGAAAAGGTCGTCGGCCACGATGAAGTTCCGCCCGGTGTCGTGACCATGAACTCGCGCGTGCACTGCCGCGAGGAAAGTAGCGGCAAGGACTATCACCTGACCCTGGTCTACCCGCAGGATGCCGGTGGCGAAGGCAAGGTCTCGATTCTCGCACCGATCGGTTGTGCCTTGCTCGGGTTGTCGGTGGGCGAGCAGATCGACTGGCCGGCCCCGGGTGGCAAGACCCTCAAGCTGACCCTGATCGAAGTCGAATACCAGCCGGAAGCCGCGGGCGAGTACCACCGCTGA
- the argH gene encoding argininosuccinate lyase: MSTDKTNQSWGGRFSEPVDAFVARFTASVNFDQRLYRHDIMGSIAHATMLAKVGVLTDAERDTIIDGLKTIESEIEAGTFDWRVDLEDVHMNIEARLTDRIGITGKKLHTGRSRNDQVATDIRLWLRDEIDLILGEITRLQKGLLEQAEREAETIMPGFTHLQTAQPVTFGHHLLAWFEMLSRDYERLVDCRKRTNRMPLGSAALAGTTYPIDRELTCQLLGFEAVGGNSLDGVSDRDFAIEFCAAASLAMMHLSRFSEELVLWTSAQFQFIDLPDRFCTGSSIMPQKKNPDVPELVRGKSGRVFGSLMGLLTLMKGQPLAYNKDNQEDKEPLFDAADTLRDSLRAFADMIPAIKPKHAIMREAALRGFSTATDLADYLVRRGLPFRDCHEIVGHAVKYGVESGKDLAEMTLDELRQFSDQIEQDVFAVLTLEGSVNARNHIGGTAPAQVKAAVVRGQALLASR, from the coding sequence ATGAGCACTGACAAGACCAACCAGTCCTGGGGCGGCCGCTTCAGTGAGCCCGTCGACGCCTTTGTCGCCCGCTTCACCGCCTCCGTCAACTTCGACCAGCGCCTGTATCGCCACGACATCATGGGGTCGATTGCCCACGCCACGATGCTGGCCAAGGTCGGCGTCCTCACCGATGCCGAGCGCGACACCATCATCGATGGCCTGAAGACCATCGAGTCCGAAATCGAAGCCGGCACCTTTGACTGGCGCGTCGACCTCGAAGACGTGCACATGAATATCGAAGCACGCCTGACCGATCGCATCGGCATCACCGGCAAGAAGCTGCACACCGGACGCAGCCGCAATGACCAGGTCGCCACCGATATCCGCCTGTGGCTGCGTGACGAGATCGACCTGATCCTGGGCGAGATCACCCGCCTGCAGAAGGGCCTGCTGGAACAGGCCGAACGTGAAGCCGAAACCATCATGCCCGGCTTTACTCACCTGCAGACGGCTCAGCCGGTCACCTTCGGCCACCACCTGCTGGCCTGGTTCGAAATGCTCAGCCGCGACTACGAGCGCCTGGTCGATTGCCGCAAGCGCACCAACCGCATGCCACTGGGCAGCGCTGCGCTGGCGGGTACTACCTATCCGATCGACCGCGAACTGACCTGCCAACTGCTCGGTTTCGAGGCCGTGGGTGGCAATTCGCTCGACGGCGTTTCCGATCGCGATTTCGCCATCGAGTTCTGCGCGGCCGCGAGCCTGGCGATGATGCACCTGTCGCGTTTCTCCGAAGAGCTGGTGCTGTGGACCAGCGCGCAGTTCCAGTTCATCGACCTGCCTGATCGCTTCTGCACCGGCAGCTCGATCATGCCGCAAAAGAAAAACCCGGACGTTCCCGAGCTGGTGCGTGGCAAGAGCGGTCGCGTATTCGGTTCGCTGATGGGCCTGCTCACCTTGATGAAGGGCCAGCCGCTGGCCTACAACAAGGACAACCAGGAAGACAAGGAACCTCTTTTCGACGCCGCCGACACTCTGCGCGACTCGCTGCGGGCCTTTGCCGACATGATCCCGGCGATCAAGCCGAAGCACGCCATCATGCGTGAAGCGGCGCTGCGCGGGTTCTCCACCGCCACCGATCTTGCCGACTACCTGGTGCGTCGCGGCCTGCCATTTCGTGACTGCCACGAAATCGTCGGCCATGCGGTGAAGTACGGTGTGGAGTCGGGCAAGGATCTGGCGGAGATGACCCTGGACGAGCTGCGTCAGTTCAGCGACCAGATCGAGCAGGATGTATTCGCCGTACTGACCCTGGAAGGCTCGGTCAATGCACGCAACCACATCGGCGGGACTGCCCCGGCACAGGTCAAGGCAGCGGTAGTCCGCGGCCAGGCGTTGCTGGCCAGCCGCTAA
- a CDS encoding DUF484 family protein — translation MTDQPQAPADKPSEQPSESLTPVLEADAVAEYLRAHPSFFVEHDDLLPELRIPHQRGDTVSLVERQLKLLRERNIEMRHRLSQLMDVARDNDRLFEKTRRLILDLLDATSLEEVVIAVEDSLRQEFQVPFVSLILFSETATPVGRWVNSSEAQQAIGGLLSGGKTVSGTLRDHELDFLFGEEQRKQVGSSAVVALTHQGLHGVLAIGSRDPQHYKSSVGTLFLTYIAEVLGRIVPRFTSTLRPAR, via the coding sequence ATGACCGATCAGCCTCAAGCCCCAGCCGATAAGCCCAGCGAGCAACCCTCTGAAAGCTTGACGCCAGTACTGGAGGCCGATGCCGTCGCTGAGTATTTGCGCGCCCATCCTTCGTTTTTCGTCGAGCACGACGACCTGCTGCCGGAATTGCGCATCCCTCACCAGCGCGGCGACACCGTCTCGCTGGTGGAGCGCCAGCTGAAACTGCTGCGCGAACGCAATATCGAAATGCGCCATCGGCTCTCGCAGTTGATGGACGTGGCGCGGGACAACGATCGCCTGTTCGAGAAGACCCGCCGCCTGATCCTCGACCTGCTCGACGCCACCAGCCTGGAAGAAGTCGTGATCGCAGTGGAAGACAGCTTGCGCCAGGAATTCCAGGTGCCCTTTGTCAGCCTGATCCTGTTCAGCGAGACCGCCACTCCGGTCGGGCGCTGGGTCAACAGCAGCGAAGCCCAGCAAGCAATCGGCGGGCTGCTCTCGGGCGGCAAGACCGTCAGCGGCACCCTGCGCGATCATGAGCTGGATTTCCTCTTTGGCGAAGAACAACGCAAGCAGGTCGGCTCAAGCGCCGTGGTGGCGCTGACCCATCAAGGCCTGCATGGCGTGCTGGCGATCGGCAGCCGTGATCCGCAGCACTACAAGAGTTCGGTCGGTACCTTGTTCCTCACTTACATCGCCGAGGTCCTCGGGCGTATCGTGCCACGCTTCACCAGCACCTTGCGCCCGGCTCGCTAA
- a CDS encoding HAD family hydrolase, which produces MTIKLITFDLDDTLWDTAPVIVSAEAILRDWLAEHAPNLGPVPVEHLYAIRERLVQADPGLKHRISALRRRVLFHALEDAGYDPSQAQTLADMGFEVFLHARHQIEVFPEVQPTLEILCQHYTLGVLTNGNADVRRLGLADYFKFTLCAEDLGVGKPAPELFREALSRGQADASTAVHIGDHPGDDIAGAQQAGMRAIWFNPQGKPWEANRAPDAEIQSLRQLPELLSRWA; this is translated from the coding sequence ATGACCATTAAGCTGATCACCTTCGACCTCGATGACACCCTGTGGGACACCGCACCGGTGATTGTCAGCGCCGAAGCCATTCTGCGCGACTGGCTGGCCGAGCACGCCCCGAATCTCGGGCCGGTACCGGTCGAGCATCTGTATGCAATCCGTGAGCGACTGGTACAGGCCGACCCGGGCCTCAAGCACCGGATCAGTGCTCTGCGCCGCCGGGTGCTGTTCCATGCCCTGGAAGATGCCGGGTACGATCCTTCCCAGGCACAGACACTGGCCGACATGGGCTTCGAGGTGTTCCTCCACGCCCGCCATCAGATCGAGGTCTTTCCCGAGGTCCAGCCGACACTGGAAATACTCTGCCAGCACTACACCCTCGGCGTGCTCACCAATGGCAACGCCGATGTCCGGCGCCTGGGCCTGGCTGACTATTTCAAGTTCACGCTCTGCGCCGAAGACCTGGGTGTTGGCAAACCCGCTCCTGAACTCTTCCGCGAAGCCCTCAGCCGCGGCCAGGCGGATGCCAGCACTGCGGTGCATATCGGCGACCACCCCGGTGACGACATCGCCGGCGCCCAACAGGCGGGCATGCGGGCGATCTGGTTCAACCCCCAGGGCAAGCCCTGGGAGGCCAACCGCGCGCCGGATGCGGAGATTCAGAGCCTGAGGCAGTTGCCCGAGCTCCTCTCCCGCTGGGCGTGA
- a CDS encoding LytTR family DNA-binding domain-containing protein: MNVLIVDDEPLARERLSRMVSDLEGYTVLEPSASNGEEALALIESLKPDVVLLDIRMPGLDGLQVAAKLCEREAPPAVVFCTAHDEFAVDAFQVSAVGFLVKPVRAEDLLDALKKAERPNRVQLAALTRPAAESGNGPRSHISARTRKGIELIPLDQVIYFIADHKYVTLRHEGGEVLLDEPLKALEDEFGDRFVRIHRNALVARDRIERLQRTPLGHFQLYLKGLNGDALIVSRRHVAGVRKMMQQL, encoded by the coding sequence ATGAATGTCCTGATCGTTGATGACGAACCCCTGGCCCGCGAGCGCTTGAGCCGAATGGTCAGCGACCTCGAGGGCTACACGGTCCTGGAGCCCAGTGCCAGCAATGGTGAAGAGGCCCTGGCCTTGATAGAAAGCCTCAAGCCGGATGTGGTCTTGCTCGACATCCGCATGCCTGGCCTCGATGGCCTTCAGGTTGCAGCGAAACTGTGCGAGCGCGAAGCGCCGCCCGCCGTTGTGTTCTGTACCGCCCATGATGAATTCGCGGTGGACGCCTTTCAGGTCAGTGCTGTCGGCTTCCTGGTCAAGCCGGTGCGGGCCGAGGATTTGCTTGATGCCTTGAAAAAGGCCGAGCGCCCCAATCGTGTGCAGCTGGCAGCCCTGACGCGCCCGGCGGCCGAAAGTGGGAACGGGCCGCGCAGTCATATCAGTGCGCGTACCCGCAAAGGTATCGAATTGATTCCGTTGGATCAGGTGATCTATTTCATCGCTGACCACAAATACGTGACCCTGCGCCATGAAGGGGGCGAGGTCCTGCTGGATGAGCCTTTGAAGGCGCTGGAAGATGAGTTTGGTGATCGTTTTGTACGAATCCACCGCAACGCTCTGGTGGCACGCGATCGTATCGAACGCTTGCAACGGACACCGCTGGGGCACTTCCAGCTGTACCTCAAGGGGCTCAATGGCGATGCCTTGATCGTCAGCCGCCGCCATGTGGCGGGCGTGCGCAAAATGATGCAGCAGCTTTAG
- the dapF gene encoding diaminopimelate epimerase yields the protein MLLRFTKMHGLGNDFMVLDLVSQHAHILPKHAKQWGDRHTGVGFDQLLIVEAPSNPDVDFRYRIFNADGSEVEQCGNGARCFARFVLDKRLTAKKRIRVETKSGIIELEVRSDGQISVDMGPPRLIPAEIPFQADAQAPSYWLDVDGQAVELAAVSMGNPHAVLRVDDINNAPVHELGPKIENHPRFPQRVNVGFLHVIDRQRAQLRVWERGTGETQACGTGACGAAVAAISQGWMDSPLLIDLPGGRLSIEWAGPGQPVLMTGPAVRVYEGQVRL from the coding sequence ATGCTGCTGCGTTTTACCAAGATGCATGGGCTGGGCAATGACTTCATGGTCCTGGACCTGGTCAGCCAGCATGCACACATTCTGCCCAAGCATGCCAAGCAATGGGGTGACCGACACACCGGCGTCGGTTTCGATCAACTGCTGATTGTCGAAGCACCGAGCAACCCGGATGTCGATTTCCGCTATCGGATTTTCAACGCCGATGGCTCGGAGGTCGAACAGTGCGGCAATGGTGCCCGCTGCTTCGCCCGCTTCGTGCTGGACAAGCGCCTGACGGCGAAAAAGCGCATCCGGGTCGAGACCAAAAGCGGCATTATCGAGCTCGAAGTTCGCAGCGACGGCCAGATCAGCGTCGACATGGGGCCACCGCGCCTGATTCCGGCAGAGATTCCGTTCCAGGCCGACGCCCAGGCCCCGAGTTATTGGCTGGATGTCGACGGCCAGGCGGTAGAGCTGGCGGCCGTGTCGATGGGAAATCCGCATGCCGTGCTGCGTGTTGATGACATCAACAACGCGCCGGTGCATGAGCTGGGGCCGAAGATCGAAAACCATCCGCGCTTCCCGCAGCGGGTCAACGTCGGCTTCCTTCATGTGATCGACCGTCAGCGTGCGCAACTGCGCGTCTGGGAACGTGGCACCGGGGAAACCCAGGCCTGCGGCACCGGCGCTTGCGGCGCAGCCGTGGCCGCCATCAGCCAGGGCTGGATGGATTCACCGCTACTGATCGACCTGCCTGGCGGACGCCTGTCCATCGAATGGGCGGGCCCCGGCCAGCCGGTGCTTATGACAGGCCCCGCCGTGCGGGTCTATGAAGGACAGGTTCGTCTATGA
- the xerC gene encoding tyrosine recombinase XerC, with product MEAHLEAFCAHLRSERQVSAHTLEAYRRDLNKVLAFCAKEQVSSWDALEIQHLRRLVARLHQQGQSSRSLARLLSAVRGFYRYLNREGLCSHDPANGLSPPKGERRLPKTLDTDRALQLLDGAVEDDFLAHRDQAILELFYSSGLRLSELTGLNLEQLDLADGLVQVHGKGSKTRVLPIGRKAREALQLWLPLRAMSNPQDDAVFVSQQGRRLGPRAIQLRVRAAGERELGQNLHPHMLRHSFASHLLESSQDLRAVQEMLGHADIATTQIYTHLDFQHLATVYDSAHPRAKRSKGTDS from the coding sequence ATGGAGGCGCACCTGGAGGCTTTCTGCGCGCACCTGCGCAGCGAGCGTCAAGTGTCGGCCCACACCCTGGAAGCGTATCGGCGCGATCTGAACAAAGTGCTCGCCTTCTGCGCCAAGGAGCAGGTGAGCAGCTGGGACGCCCTGGAAATCCAGCATCTGCGCCGCCTGGTTGCGCGCCTGCATCAGCAGGGCCAATCCTCGCGCAGCCTGGCCCGCCTGCTGTCAGCCGTACGCGGCTTCTACCGCTATCTAAACCGCGAAGGGCTCTGCAGTCACGACCCGGCCAATGGCCTGAGCCCGCCCAAGGGCGAGCGGCGCCTGCCCAAAACCCTCGACACCGACCGAGCGCTGCAATTGCTCGATGGTGCTGTCGAAGACGACTTTCTGGCCCATCGCGACCAGGCCATCCTCGAACTGTTCTATTCATCCGGGTTGCGCTTGAGTGAGCTGACCGGGCTTAACCTCGAACAATTGGATCTGGCCGACGGGCTGGTTCAGGTACACGGCAAAGGCAGCAAGACACGTGTGCTGCCCATCGGCCGCAAGGCCCGCGAAGCCTTGCAGCTCTGGCTGCCACTGCGTGCCATGAGCAACCCGCAGGACGACGCTGTATTTGTCAGCCAGCAAGGCCGTCGCCTGGGCCCGCGTGCGATCCAGTTGCGGGTACGCGCCGCGGGCGAGCGCGAGCTGGGGCAAAACCTGCATCCGCACATGTTGCGGCACTCGTTTGCCAGCCATTTGCTGGAGTCGTCCCAGGATCTGCGTGCGGTCCAGGAAATGCTCGGCCATGCCGACATCGCCACCACCCAGATCTATACCCATCTGGACTTCCAGCACCTGGCAACGGTATACGATAGTGCTCATCCTCGAGCCAAACGCAGTAAGGGCACTGATTCATGA
- the lysA gene encoding diaminopimelate decarboxylase — protein MDAFNYRDGELFAEGVALSTIAERFGTPTYVYSRAHIETQYRAYADALEGVSSLVCFAVKANSNLGVLNVLARLGAGFDIVSGGELERVLAAGGRADRIVFSGVGKTREDMRRALEVGVHCFNVESTDELERLQVVAAELGVRAPISLRVNPDVDAGTHPYISTGLKENKFGIAIADAEDVYVRAAQLPNLEVVGVDCHIGSQLTTLEPFLDALDRLLGLIDRLGDCGIHLRHLDLGGGVGVRYRDEEPPLVADYIKAVRERVGDRDLALVFEPGRYIVANAGVLLTRVEYLKHTEHKDFAIVDAAMNDLIRPALYQAWMDVKAVQPRDAEPRAYDVVGPICETGDFLAKDRQLALAEGDLLTVHSAGAYGFVMSSNYNTRGRCAEVLVDAEQVFEVRRRETVAELFAGESLLPE, from the coding sequence ATGGACGCTTTTAACTACCGCGACGGAGAACTGTTCGCGGAAGGTGTCGCTTTGTCGACCATCGCCGAGCGCTTCGGCACCCCGACCTATGTCTATTCGCGCGCGCATATCGAAACCCAGTATCGCGCCTACGCCGATGCCCTGGAAGGCGTTTCCAGCCTGGTCTGCTTTGCCGTCAAGGCCAACTCCAACCTGGGCGTGCTGAACGTCCTGGCACGCCTGGGCGCTGGCTTCGACATCGTTTCCGGCGGCGAACTGGAGCGTGTTCTGGCAGCTGGCGGCCGTGCCGACCGGATCGTTTTCTCTGGCGTCGGCAAGACCCGCGAAGACATGCGCCGCGCCCTGGAAGTCGGCGTGCATTGCTTCAACGTCGAGTCCACCGATGAACTCGAGCGCCTGCAGGTCGTGGCCGCCGAGCTGGGCGTTCGCGCGCCGATCTCGCTGCGGGTCAACCCGGACGTGGACGCGGGCACGCACCCGTACATCTCCACCGGCCTCAAGGAAAACAAGTTCGGTATCGCCATCGCCGATGCCGAGGACGTGTACGTTCGTGCCGCGCAGCTGCCGAACCTGGAAGTGGTCGGTGTCGATTGCCACATCGGCTCGCAGCTGACCACCCTCGAACCCTTCCTGGACGCACTCGATCGCCTGCTGGGCTTGATCGATCGCCTGGGTGATTGTGGCATTCATCTGCGCCATCTGGACCTGGGTGGCGGTGTCGGCGTGCGTTATCGCGATGAAGAGCCGCCGCTGGTTGCCGACTACATCAAAGCCGTGCGCGAGCGCGTGGGCGATCGCGACCTGGCACTGGTCTTCGAGCCGGGTCGTTACATCGTGGCCAACGCCGGCGTGCTGCTGACTCGCGTCGAGTACCTCAAACATACCGAGCACAAGGATTTCGCCATCGTCGATGCGGCCATGAACGATTTGATTCGTCCGGCACTGTATCAGGCCTGGATGGACGTCAAGGCCGTGCAACCCCGCGATGCAGAGCCTCGCGCTTATGACGTGGTCGGCCCGATCTGCGAAACCGGCGACTTCCTGGCCAAGGACCGTCAACTGGCCCTGGCCGAAGGCGATCTGTTGACCGTGCATTCGGCCGGCGCCTATGGCTTTGTGATGAGCTCCAACTACAACACGCGTGGCCGTTGCGCCGAAGTGCTGGTCGATGCCGAACAGGTATTCGAAGTGCGCCGTCGTGAAACCGTGGCCGAGCTGTTTGCTGGCGAAAGCCTGCTGCCGGAGTGA
- a CDS encoding sensor histidine kinase translates to MEPGRASAPTATFFLPQLCQPQALLVLVVLAELLVLVLELSQPMQPGFDWVRLGLTSLFVQWLVLLSAALLCGLRRWLARLSAGLAGTLCCALVIALTLACTAIADYFGVGAGNSDAGRAQRYLRHGLMSLIIASLLLRYFYLQSQWRRQEQAELHARLEALQARIKPHLLFNTLNSIASLVASDPGKAEQAVLDLSDLLRASLGKPTSLVLWKEEVALAKRYLSIEQYRLGKRLQLDWRINTIPDDLPIPQLTLQPLLENALVHGIAPRIDGGVVRVEADYKKGVFILCVSNPYDEAAVLQASSGTQQALLNIGARLAALFGPRASLSVDRRDGRHFTCLRYPCARPTQESSAI, encoded by the coding sequence ATGGAACCGGGGCGTGCGTCTGCGCCCACCGCAACGTTTTTCCTGCCGCAACTGTGTCAGCCGCAGGCGTTGCTGGTGCTTGTAGTGCTGGCTGAATTGCTGGTGCTGGTGCTGGAGTTGTCGCAACCGATGCAACCTGGCTTTGATTGGGTGCGCCTGGGCCTGACCTCGCTGTTCGTGCAATGGCTGGTGTTGCTGTCGGCGGCGCTGCTGTGTGGTTTGCGCCGCTGGTTGGCGCGACTGAGCGCGGGCCTTGCCGGTACCTTGTGTTGTGCACTGGTCATTGCCTTGACCCTGGCCTGTACCGCGATTGCCGATTACTTCGGGGTGGGCGCAGGAAACTCCGATGCAGGTCGAGCCCAGCGATATCTTCGTCATGGCTTGATGAGCCTGATCATCGCTTCACTGTTGTTGCGCTACTTTTATCTTCAAAGCCAGTGGCGAAGGCAAGAGCAGGCCGAGTTGCACGCCCGGCTCGAAGCACTTCAGGCACGGATCAAACCGCACTTGTTGTTCAACACGCTCAATAGCATTGCCAGCCTGGTGGCGAGCGACCCGGGCAAGGCCGAACAGGCGGTGCTCGACTTGTCCGATCTCTTGCGAGCGAGCCTGGGCAAGCCCACAAGCCTGGTTTTGTGGAAGGAAGAAGTTGCGCTTGCCAAACGATATTTATCGATTGAGCAATATCGTCTTGGCAAGCGTCTACAGTTGGACTGGAGGATCAACACAATTCCCGATGATCTACCGATTCCACAGCTAACCTTACAACCGTTGTTGGAGAACGCCCTGGTCCACGGAATAGCGCCACGAATCGACGGTGGCGTGGTCAGGGTTGAAGCGGACTATAAAAAGGGAGTGTTCATATTGTGTGTCAGCAATCCCTACGACGAAGCTGCGGTGCTGCAGGCTTCGAGCGGTACTCAGCAAGCACTGCTAAATATTGGTGCTCGGCTTGCGGCACTTTTTGGGCCTCGCGCGAGTCTGAGCGTGGATCGCCGTGACGGTCGTCACTTCACCTGTCTACGCTATCCTTGTGCGAGACCCACGCAGGAATCCAGCGCAATATGA
- a CDS encoding TIGR02647 family protein gives MSYTPELVAELEILALFNLDNSQEGLKIHQTAAPTAIAAAQRLYNKDLISQPDGGYLTSLGRDAAEHAQGLLTILATNKETA, from the coding sequence ATGTCGTATACCCCTGAGTTGGTTGCCGAACTGGAAATCCTTGCACTCTTCAACCTGGATAATTCCCAGGAAGGCCTGAAAATTCATCAGACCGCTGCCCCAACTGCCATTGCCGCTGCACAACGCCTGTACAACAAGGATCTGATCAGTCAGCCCGATGGCGGCTATCTGACCAGCCTGGGTCGGGACGCCGCCGAGCATGCCCAAGGGCTGCTGACTATCCTGGCCACCAATAAAGAAACCGCGTAG
- the cyaY gene encoding iron donor protein CyaY, with protein sequence MSLTEARFHDLVDATQQTLEDVFEESELDIDLESSAGVLTVKFENGSQVIFSRQEPLRQLWLAARSGGFHFDYDEESERWMCDKSEEQLGEMLERIVLEQADIKLEFEGL encoded by the coding sequence ATGAGTTTGACCGAAGCCCGTTTTCACGACCTGGTCGATGCCACCCAGCAGACGCTGGAGGATGTTTTCGAAGAGAGCGAACTGGATATCGATCTGGAAAGTTCGGCCGGTGTGCTCACCGTCAAGTTCGAGAACGGCAGCCAGGTGATTTTCAGTCGTCAGGAACCTCTGCGCCAGTTATGGCTGGCTGCGCGTTCCGGTGGCTTCCATTTCGATTACGACGAAGAGAGCGAGCGCTGGATGTGCGACAAGAGCGAAGAGCAGCTCGGTGAAATGCTGGAGCGCATCGTTCTTGAGCAGGCCGACATCAAGCTTGAGTTCGAGGGGCTCTGA